The following nucleotide sequence is from Firmicutes bacterium ASF500.
GCCGCTGCCGGTACTTCCTGCTTCATTTTCTTCTTCAGATTTGCGCTGGCTTTGATGTGTGTCCCATCTATAAATACCGCCGCCGGGGTCAGTGCTCCCGCACTGCCCGCCTCCTCCAATATCCATCGAAATACTGCCTCTATGGTTTCTGAAGTAAACCGGTGCCGGAAGTTGTAACTCACCGTGGAAAAATGGGGCAGCTCCTCACTCAGCGTGTATCGCAGAAACCACCGGTATGCTACATCTGTCTGGGCTCTGCGCAGCGTTCCCCGCAAAGAGGTATTCCCATCCAAATGCTGCAGCAATACGATTTTGAACAGCACCACTGGGTCGATGCTCCGCCGGCCCTCTTCTTTGCTGTACGACGCCTCCACGATTTTGTACAATTTCTCGAAATCTACCGCTGCATCCACCTGCCGCAATAGATGTTCGGGCGGCACCAGGCTTTCTGTGTCCACCATTTCTATGACCCCTCGCTCATTTTTCCCTCGCTCCAACATTTCCCTCACCCCTTACTCCCTATTTTATCATCTTTACATGAAAAAGTCTACCAAAAGACAGACTTTTTCGACAAGCTGGCCGGAGCAAGGCTTGCCTTGCTCCGGCGTATCATGTGTCGATAAAAGATGTGGAATCACCTTTCCTTCCGCACCGTTCCTCATGCCCATCCCATTCATACCTTTAGCCGGAGTATCTGTTCATACAGCAGGACATGGGAATACCTCTTTGCGGGGAACGCTGCACAGAGCCCAGACAGATATAGCATACCGGTGGTTTCTGCGATACACGCTGAGTGAGGAGCTGCCCCATTTTTCCACGGTGAGCTACAACTTCCGGCACCGGTACACCCCGGAAACGATAGAGTTGGTGTTTCAGTGGATATTGGAGGAGGCGGGCAGTGCGGGAGCACTGACCCCGGCGGCGGTATTTATAGATGGGACACACATCAAAGCCAGCGCAAATCTGAAGAAGAAAATGAAGCAGGAGGTACCAGCAGCGGCAAAACGATACCAGGAAGAACTGCTGGCGGAAGTGAACGCGGACCGGGAGGCTCATGGAAAAAAGCCACTGGATGATGAAGAAGAACCACCCAAAGCTGGAGGGAAGAAACAGGACAACACCTCAAAAAAGAAGCAGAGCCGGAGGAAGAAAGCGGCAAAAAAGCAGAAAACAATAACGGTATCCACCACAGACCCGGAGGGTGGAATGTTCCACAAAGGGGAGCACGAGCGGTGCTTTGCTTATGAGGCCCATACCGCCTGTGACAAGAGCGGTTACGTATTGGAAACAGTGGTCACCCCCGGAAATGTCCATGACAGCGTGGCGTTTGACGATGTTTACGACAAATTGATTCAATCGTTTCCAGAGGTGGAAACAGTGGTGGCAGATGCCGCCTACAAGACCCCGCATATTTGCAAAAAGGTATTTCTAGATGGCCGGGTATTGTCTACAGCCTACAAGCGGCCCACGACGATGAAGGGTGGACATCCCTGGTGGTCTTACGTCTACGATGAATATTATGACTGCGTGATCTGCCCGGAATACCACATCCTGTCCTACCGCACCACCAACCGGGACGGATACCGTGAATACCGCAGCGATCCGAAAATTTGCGCCCAGTGCCCCACCCGGCATTTATGTACAAAATCCAAAAGCTTCGTAAAGACTGTCCTGCGGCACATCTGGAAGGGCTATGAGGAACTGGCCGATGATGCCAGATACACCCCGGAATACAAGAACCTTTACGCCAAACGCAAAGAAACCATTGAACGGGTCTTTGCGGATGCGAAAGAAAAGCATGCCATGCGCTATACTCACTATCGTGGTCTGGCCCAGGTTTCCAACTGGGTGAGGCTTAAGTTTGCTGCCATGAACCTCAAAAAGTTGGCAAGATGGAAAGCCAGAAAGCGCTTTGCTCCGCCCTCCTCCACACCCTTCTCCTACATTTTATTCCTCATTAACGTTGTGCCCTGTCTGGCTTCATTACCAGACAGGCCATTTTTCGACAAGCTGCGGGGCGCATGGACGATTGCCCATGCGCCCCATTCGGTCAGCCGCCCGCAGCGGGCTGGGCCTGGTAATAATTCGCCTTGACCTTGTTGTCCAGGACAAAAGCGTCATAGCAGGATTCTTTTCTTTTTCTCAATGGAATTTCTTAAATTTTTCCTACGGTCATTTTTCAGCCAAGCCAGCCGTTATAAAAAGCGGTCACCCCCAATGCGGCCCCTATGACTGTTGCAATGAGGATAACAATGACGCCTTTTTTGTGTTCCTTGAAATACGCCAATAGGATTTTCAAATCTTTCCAACAAAGCGCGGCCATCGGAAAAGCTGCTGACGGAGTAATTAGTGGTTGATTTTTCTTTCATATACTCCACGAGATAATCGGAAAGCTCCCGGACCATCAGCGGCTCGTCATCGCAGATCGCAAATGTTATCATGTTCACCACCACGTTTTCTTATTAACTTACCAGCTTAGCAAAAGTGGGGCAGGGTTACAACCTCGATGTAATGGAATGTCGCAGAAACGTCATGAGATGTTTTGCTCAGTATCCATACCGCTTCCGGTATTTCAACAGTAGCGCCACCGCCATCACCGTCCCCAGCAGCTCGGCCACCGGTGTTGCCAGCCACACACCGGTAACGCCGCCCAGCAGGACGGGAATGATCTGGATGCTGGCAGCGGTGAACAGGAAGGATCGGGAGAAGGCCAGCACAGCGGATACCACGCCGTTGGACAGGGCAGTGAACATCCCGCTGGCAAAGACGTTCAGGCCCACGAACAGCAGCGCAATGGAACACAGCCGGTTTCCCGTCACGGCCAGATCATAGACCGGGCTGTCGGGCCGGGTGAAGATGCCCACGAGGGGGACCGTCGCCAGGACGGAGATCACCGTACACAGGACGGAGGCCCCGACGATAAACCGGACGCTGAACCCCACCAGCTTTTTCAGTTTCTCGTGGTTTTGCTCGCCGTGGTAGTAGGAGACCATGGGGGCTACGCCGTAGGAGTAGCCGATGAACAGGGCGCTGACAAACATAAGTACATACATGATGATGGTGATAGCCGCAACGCCATCCTCGCCCACGTATTTCAGCATCGCCATGTTGAACAGCAGGGTGGTGATGCCCGACACCAGAGAGGTCGCCAGCTCCGACATGCCGTTGGTGGAGGCATGGAACAGCACGCCTCCCCGGAACACCGGCTTTTCAAAGTGGAGCAGATTGTCCTTCTTCCGAAACACCAGGAAGCCCACCACGGCGGTGATGGAGTAGCCCAGGCCGGTGGCGATGGCCGCGCCCTGAATACCCATGTCGAACGGGGAGATCAGCGCGTAGTCCAGAATGATGTTGGTCACGCCGCCTGCCACGGTGCAGATCAGGGACAGGGTGGATTTGTCGGCGGCAATCAGGTAGAGGGAGAAGTTGTACATCAGCAAAATGGGGATGGTGAACAGCAGGTAATTGCTCAGGTAGGTGCGGCAGTAGCCGAACACCGCCGGGGAGAGGCCCATGGCCCCCAGCAGGGTGTCCATCAGGGTGTAGCCCAGCACCATCATCACCGTGCCCACAACGGCGTTGGTGAGAATCAGCAGAGTAAAATCCTGCCGGGCCTCCTGTTCGCTGCCCTCCCCCATTTTCTTCATCACCACGGCGCTGCCGCCGGTGGCCAGCATCCCGGACACCGCCGTAATCAGGGCAATGGCCGGGGCGGTAAGGTTGATGGCGGACAGAGCCTCCATGCCAATCAGGTTGGAGACGAACAGCCCGTCCACCATGGTGTAGAAGGTGTTGAACACCGTCATGACGATGGTGGGGAAGGCGAAGCGCAGAATGTTTCTGCCGGTGACGGGCAGGTGGTAAGAGTCCAATTTCTCCATGATATTCTAATTCCTCCAATCGATATCCTGACCGTTTCCCAGGTCGAAATACTGCGTCTCCTCCCCCTGCGCCGGGAGACGGACAGCGGAAATACGCCGGTTCTGGGCGGGGGCGAAGTAGTACACGCCGCTTTCGGCGCACATGACGCTGGTGCAGAGGGTCTGCTCGTACACGTCATAGTCCGGGTCGGCCTTCGCCAGCCCCTCGGGGATGTCCACCGGAGCGAAGGCCCGGAACATCCGGGAGACCCCCTCCAGCTCGTCCTTTCCCGGAACGGCGAACTCCTTCATAAAGGCCAGCCGCACAAAGCGGGAGGGTGAGGAGTAGTCCCCCGGCAGGCCGGAGCCGCCGCCCAGCCGCTCTCCAAACTCCCGGATCTCGTGGCCCGCGATGGTCTGAGGGGCTTTGGGCAGGTTGGTGACCCCCACGAAGTTGCGCAGATTGGTCCGGTGCCACAGGTAGTTGGGGCTGTTGGTCAGCACGCCGATGGTGTTCCGGTGAATGGACAGGCCGTCCTCATCCGGCTCAATGATCATTGCCTCACCCCTCCCGTCGCTGAGGATATAGTGGGCGGGCAGGGGCTTGCCCTGGATGGGCTCGTCCACCAGGGTGAGGCGGGATAGCTCCTTCACCGCCTCCTCAATCCCGGCGCACCGGCCCAGCAGCCAGGCCAGCAGACGGCCCGGATGGACGGCGGTGCTCCCCGGCTTGGCGGTCTCCTCATAGACGGCGTACCCCGGGTAGTGGAGCAGCGCTCCCATCAGGTCGGCGGAGTTCACCCCGTCCACCAGAATGGGCTCCCCAAAGCCCAGCACCGCCATACCGGTATAGCCATACTCGCCGGGGACAGTTCCTTCCCCGTGAAGCCCGGGGGCACAGGGACAACCCCCGGGAACGCTGATAACCCGGTTAGCCGCCAGGTCACCGAACTGGTCGTAGGTCCGGCCCAAAAGGTGAAGGCCGTTTTTCGTCTCCCAGGAAAAGCTGCTGCATCCAAAATCCATATGAAAAACCTCCTGATTTCTCCCGTTCTGCCCTGCGTTCACGCCCTGCGGGCAGGAACATGGGCAGAGATCGGGAATTATTTTGTCCCACGGACTTGCAATTATTTCTGACAGGGGGTATCATAAACCGTGTGGTCGCCACGCAGTCAAGAGGTTTTTTCAAATTCAGGAGGAAATTTTTATGGAACGTCAAAAGGGCTGGCTGACCTCCGGGGCTTTCGCCGCCTTATGCGGCACAACAAAAGAGACGCTGCGGCACTATAAGGACATCGGCCTCCTCTCCCCGGCCTATCAGGGGGACAACGGCTACTTCTACTACGACGTGGAGCAGTTTTACGATTTTTACGCCATCTCCATCTTCCGCCAGACGGGGACGCCCCTGGAGGAGGTCCGCCGCTGTCTCCAGGGACAGGACGCCGCCCAGACGCTGGCGCTTCTGCAGGAGCAGCGGTGCCGCCTGGAGGCGGAGCGGCAGAAGCTGGCGCACATGGATTTCGTGCTATCCAGTGCCCTGCGCAATTTGGAGTTCGGGCCGGTCACCGACATGGTCCCGCAGACCGCCTGGTTTGAGGCGGAGCACCTGCTGGCCCTCCCGGCGGAGGAGCTGGAGGGTCTGATGGCCCCGACAGCCAGTGAGAACGAGATGCTGATCGCCGTGCTGGAGCGGTGCCAGGAGCTGTGTGGGAGGTACGGGATACAGACGGATTTTCAGCTGGGGGCCATCCATCAGCCTGAGGAACAGGGCGGGCCGGGAGCCATCAGCCACCTCTATACCCGAATCAAAGAAAAAGCGGACTTCCCCTATTACATGGAGAAGCCCGCCGGGCACTATTTATATCTCTGCTGTCGGGGCCGCTGGGACATTTCTGAGGGCTATGCCGCCCTTAAACGCGATATCCTGGAGCAAGGCTTAAAAATCACAGGGAATTTTTACGCCTGCGATCTGGCCGGGTTCATCCTCAATTCAGTGGAGAAAAACGCGGCGTCGATGATCTCCGTGCGGCGATTGGACGG
It contains:
- a CDS encoding IS1182 family transposase ISBcl1 translates to MRGTLHRAQTDIAYRWFLRYTLSEELPHFSTVSYNFRHRYTPETIELVFQWILEEAGSAGALTPAAVFIDGTHIKASANLKKKMKQEVPAAAKRYQEELLAEVNADREAHGKKPLDDEEEPPKAGGKKQDNTSKKKQSRRKKAAKKQKTITVSTTDPEGGMFHKGEHERCFAYEAHTACDKSGYVLETVVTPGNVHDSVAFDDVYDKLIQSFPEVETVVADAAYKTPHICKKVFLDGRVLSTAYKRPTTMKGGHPWWSYVYDEYYDCVICPEYHILSYRTTNRDGYREYRSDPKICAQCPTRHLCTKSKSFVKTVLRHIWKGYEELADDARYTPEYKNLYAKRKETIERVFADAKEKHAMRYTHYRGLAQVSNWVRLKFAAMNLKKLARWKARKRFAPPSSTPFSYILFLINVVPCLASLPDRPFFDKLRGAWTIAHAPHSVSRPQRAGPGNNSP
- the mepA_12 gene encoding Multidrug export protein MepA encodes the protein MEKLDSYHLPVTGRNILRFAFPTIVMTVFNTFYTMVDGLFVSNLIGMEALSAINLTAPAIALITAVSGMLATGGSAVVMKKMGEGSEQEARQDFTLLILTNAVVGTVMMVLGYTLMDTLLGAMGLSPAVFGYCRTYLSNYLLFTIPILLMYNFSLYLIAADKSTLSLICTVAGGVTNIILDYALISPFDMGIQGAAIATGLGYSITAVVGFLVFRKKDNLLHFEKPVFRGGVLFHASTNGMSELATSLVSGITTLLFNMAMLKYVGEDGVAAITIIMYVLMFVSALFIGYSYGVAPMVSYYHGEQNHEKLKKLVGFSVRFIVGASVLCTVISVLATVPLVGIFTRPDSPVYDLAVTGNRLCSIALLFVGLNVFASGMFTALSNGVVSAVLAFSRSFLFTAASIQIIPVLLGGVTGVWLATPVAELLGTVMAVALLLKYRKRYGY
- a CDS encoding Penicillin acylase, which gives rise to MDFGCSSFSWETKNGLHLLGRTYDQFGDLAANRVISVPGGCPCAPGLHGEGTVPGEYGYTGMAVLGFGEPILVDGVNSADLMGALLHYPGYAVYEETAKPGSTAVHPGRLLAWLLGRCAGIEEAVKELSRLTLVDEPIQGKPLPAHYILSDGRGEAMIIEPDEDGLSIHRNTIGVLTNSPNYLWHRTNLRNFVGVTNLPKAPQTIAGHEIREFGERLGGGSGLPGDYSSPSRFVRLAFMKEFAVPGKDELEGVSRMFRAFAPVDIPEGLAKADPDYDVYEQTLCTSVMCAESGVYYFAPAQNRRISAVRLPAQGEETQYFDLGNGQDIDWRN